A single Carassius carassius chromosome 3, fCarCar2.1, whole genome shotgun sequence DNA region contains:
- the sord gene encoding sorbitol dehydrogenase has translation MDKDNLTVVLHSKGDLRLEQRPIPEPGPNEVLLQMHSVGICGSDVHYWQNGRIGDFVVKQPMVLGHEASGRVVKVGSAVTHLKAGDRVAVEPGVPREVDEFFKSGHYNLSPSIFFCATPPDDGNLCRYYKHNANFCYKLPDNVTYEEGALIEPLSVGIHACRRAGVTLGSSVFVCGAGPIGLVSLLAAKAMGASQVIISDLSSDRLTKAKEMGADFVLPVKKEDEPKEMAKKVEGMLGSMPQISIECTGVQSSIQTAIYATRSGGVVVLVGLGAEMTTIPLLNAAVREVDIRGVFRYCNTWPVAISMLASKKVNVKPMVTHRFSLEQAVEAFETTRQGLGVKVMIKCDKKDHNP, from the exons ATGGATAAAGACAACCTCACCGTGGTCCTGCACTCTAAAGGAGATCTAAGATTG GAGCAGCGTCCCATTCCGGAACCAGGGCCAAATG AGGTGTTACTTCAGATGCACTCTGTGGGCATCTGTGGATCAGACGTGCACTATTGGCAGAACGGCCGCATTGGGGACTTTGTGGTGAAGCAGCCCATGGTTTTGGGACACGAAGCCTCAGGTCGTGTGGTCAAAGTGGGCTCTGCTGTGACGCATCTCAAAGCAG GAGACAGAGTTGCCGTTGAGCCTGGAGTTCCTCGTGAAGTAGATGAGTTCTTTAAATCTGGACACTACAATCTGTCTCCCAGCATTTTCTTCTGTGCCACTCCTCCAGATGATGGAAACCTCTGCAGATACTACAAACACAATGCAAACTTCTGCTACAA gcttcCTGATAATGTGACCTATGAGGAGGGAGCCCTGATCGAACCCTTGTCAGTGGGCATTCATGCTTGCAGGAGGGCAGGAGTCACTCTTGGAAGCTCAGTGTTTGTCTGTGGTGCAG GACCAATTGGGTTGGTGTCTTTGTTGGCGGCCAAAGCCATGGGTGCTTCACAAGTAATAATAAGCG ATTTGTCTTCTGATCGGCTCACCAAGGCTAAAGAGATGGGGGCAGACTTCGTGCTTCCTGTGAAGAAAGAGGATGAACCAAAGGAGATGGCCAAAAAAGTGGAGGGAATGCTTGGTTCCATGCCTCAAATCAGCATAGAATGCACTGGAGTGCAGAGCAGCATTCAAACAGCCATCTAT GCCACCCGTTCTGGAGGAGTGGTGGTGCTAGTTGGGCTTGGTGCTGAGATGACCACCATACCTCTTCTCAATGCAGCTGTCAGAGAAGTTGACATCAGAGGTGTATTCCGCTACTGTAACAC ctGGCCGGTGGCCATTTCTATGTTGGCATCTAAGAAGGTGAATGTCAAGCCCATGGTCACTCACCGTTTCTCACTGGAGCAGGCTGTGGAGGCCTTTGAAACCACCCGCCAGGGACTAGGGGTTAAAGTCATGATAAAATGTGACAAGAAGGATCACAACCCATGA
- the si:dkey-1h4.4 gene encoding uncharacterized protein si:dkey-1h4.4, with amino-acid sequence MNGDEMVLECLIKQQESLNMSHRGLVVLPPGVSRLVALKKLFLNNNQLILPPDEILHLEKLEELILDRNQLTMLPSNIGLLKHLSYLGVNHNPLSVLPEAIGDLRQLRELWAVGCGLVSIPSSIGELKRLEKLGLHNNKITHLPSQFGGLNSLQWLNLADNKLEDLPEDVNHLASLVFMNLDKNCLTHIPTALTDMANLQILSVKFNSIRSLEDYLIPGFSRLLKLDLRENLLMDRPTHWKGLDFILLGNV; translated from the exons atgaacggTGATGAAATGGTACTGGAATGTCTTATCAAACAACAGGAAAGTCTGAACATGAGTCATCGGGGTCTAGTTGTTTTGCCACCTGGTGTTTCGAGACTTGTTGCATTGAAAAAACTTTTTCTGAACAACAATCAGCTCATTTTACCACCAGATGAG ATTCTGCATCTGGAAAAGCTTGAGGAACTGATACTGGATAGAAACCAGCTGACCATGCTTCCTAGCAACATTGGTTTACTGAAACACCTGAGTTACCTGGGTGTAAACCACAACCCATTATCTGTTCTCCCAGAAGCCATAGGTGACCTGAGACAATTGAGAGAGCTCTGGGCTGTAGGATGTGGTCTTGTCTCTATACCATCATCTATTGGTGAACTGAAGAGGTTAGAGAAACTTGGGCTCCATAATAACAAAATTACACACCTGCCGTCGCAATTTGGGGGTCTCAACAGTTTGCAGTGGTTAAACTTGGCTGATAATAAACTTGAAGACCTCCCAGAAGATGTTAATCACTTAGCGTCACTGGTCTTCATGAATCTGGACAAGAACTGTTTAACACACATTCCTACTGCACTGACAG ACATGGCAAATCTGCAGATCCTGTCTGTTAAATTTAACAGCATCAGATCACTGGAAGATTACTTAATCCCTGGTTTCAGCAGACTTTTAAAACTTGACCTCAGAGAAAATCTTTTAATGGACAGACCAACTCACTGGAAG GGACTGGATTTTATATTGCTGGGAAATGTCTGA
- the terb2 gene encoding telomere repeats-binding bouquet formation protein 2: MFKGKTAWFSESVGKGVTNFWVSEGGALSSWKTAGYLFSADASSEDTERIYESEDYVKNRARVFHSNFLSACKSRQSVTSVPIGHYVLPPDSVQNEMRALIGRFIWETDEQVMCEDQIYTEVSEDSLSDETEHQPVREKNSQDDYETIASPNKVCSCSDMWKYPVNNMISGYVYIDQMKKYSGDLYDFLPSLHGHNVSRSNDVTPRHCHKEM, from the exons ATGTTTAAAGGCAAAACGGCATGGTTCTCCGAAAGTGTTGGAAAAGGGGTAACCAACTTCTGGG tttCTGAAGGGGGAGCTCTTTCTTCCTGGAAAACGGCAGGGTACCTCTTCAGTGCTGATGCCTCCTCTGAAGACACTGAAAG GATATATGAAAGTGAGGATTATGTAAAAAACAGGGCAAGGGTTTTCCACAGCAACTTCCTGTCAGCATGTAAATCCCGGCAGAGTGTAACATCTGTGCCTATTGGCCACTATGTTCTGCCCCCCGACTCTGTCCAGAATG AAATGAGAGCGCTAATCGGAAGGTTCATTTGGGAAACTGATGAACAG GTGATGTGTGAAGATCAGATATATACTGAAGTGTCTGAAGACAGTCTGTCTGATGAGACTGAACATCAACCAGTGAGAGAGAAGAACAG CCAGGATGATTACGAGACCATTGCATCGCCAAACAAAGTGTGTTCTTGTAGTGACATGTGGAAATATCCTGTGAACAACATGATCTCAG GATATGTTTATATTGACCAAATGAAGAAGTATTCAGGGGACCTTTATGATTTTCTTCCCTCCCTCCATGGCCATAACGTTTCGAGATCTAATGACGTGACACCTCGTCATTGTCACaaagaaatgtaa